A stretch of Natronococcus sp. CG52 DNA encodes these proteins:
- a CDS encoding aldehyde dehydrogenase family protein produces the protein MRQLYIDGEWIDADASTGIDVESPVDGEVIDTVPAASESDVRKAVEAARRAQRELEEMTAFERAAVLDEVTDYFVEHEDEIAELITREEGKPLHESYDETEYVIESSDDYAHDAIRLFGDVVPSEFRGRFAYTQREPYGPCAVISPWNFPLEVPGGSIYSAIATGNPVVFKPAEETPLTAYHIAKAFEQSSLPDGAFNLLTGAGETGQSLVEHRDIRLIAFTGSTEVGQEIAKTAADRNAQCLLEMGGKDPILVLDDADVDHAADSIVAGSNWNAGQVCCGTERVITTEGVHDELVDAVVERTEDLALGDPFEEGTDVGPMVSERIQSKVVEHVDDAVDQGATLRTGGDTDGLFFDPAVVDDVSEEMAIAREETFGPVTPIVRAESYDDAIEIANRSQYGLQAAIFTDSLERAHDAANRLKAGGVFINESNNYWERLLPFGGYGESGSGGRYGSKWHLEAMTQVKAVMMNYRDY, from the coding sequence ATGCGACAGCTGTACATCGACGGCGAATGGATCGACGCGGACGCCTCGACGGGCATCGACGTCGAGTCGCCGGTCGACGGAGAGGTGATCGATACCGTGCCGGCGGCGTCCGAGAGCGACGTGCGGAAGGCGGTCGAGGCCGCCCGGCGCGCACAGCGGGAACTCGAGGAGATGACCGCCTTCGAGCGGGCGGCGGTCCTCGACGAGGTAACCGACTACTTCGTCGAACACGAAGACGAGATCGCGGAGCTGATCACCCGCGAGGAGGGGAAGCCGCTCCACGAGTCCTACGACGAGACGGAGTACGTCATCGAGTCCAGCGACGACTACGCCCACGACGCCATCCGGCTTTTCGGCGACGTCGTTCCCTCGGAGTTCAGGGGCCGGTTCGCCTACACGCAGCGAGAACCCTACGGGCCGTGTGCGGTCATCAGCCCGTGGAACTTCCCGCTCGAGGTACCTGGCGGCTCGATCTACTCGGCCATCGCGACGGGCAACCCCGTCGTCTTCAAGCCGGCGGAGGAGACGCCGCTGACCGCCTACCACATCGCGAAGGCGTTCGAGCAGTCGAGCCTGCCGGACGGCGCGTTCAACCTGCTGACCGGCGCGGGTGAGACGGGTCAGTCCCTCGTGGAACACCGCGATATTCGGCTCATCGCCTTCACGGGGAGCACCGAGGTCGGCCAGGAGATCGCGAAGACGGCCGCCGACCGGAACGCGCAGTGTCTACTCGAGATGGGCGGCAAGGACCCGATCCTCGTCTTGGACGACGCGGACGTCGACCACGCCGCCGACAGCATCGTCGCCGGCTCGAACTGGAATGCCGGCCAGGTCTGCTGTGGGACCGAACGCGTCATCACGACCGAGGGCGTCCACGACGAACTCGTCGATGCCGTCGTCGAACGAACCGAGGATCTCGCGCTCGGTGATCCGTTCGAGGAGGGCACCGACGTCGGTCCGATGGTCTCCGAACGCATCCAGTCGAAGGTCGTCGAACACGTCGACGACGCGGTCGATCAGGGGGCGACGCTGCGGACCGGCGGGGACACCGACGGCCTGTTCTTCGACCCGGCGGTCGTCGACGACGTCTCCGAGGAGATGGCTATCGCGAGGGAGGAAACGTTCGGTCCCGTCACGCCGATCGTCCGCGCCGAGAGCTACGACGATGCGATCGAGATCGCCAACCGCTCGCAGTACGGGCTCCAGGCTGCGATCTTCACCGATTCGCTCGAGCGCGCCCACGACGCCGCCAACCGCCTGAAGGCCGGCGGCGTCTTCATCAACGAGAGCAACAACTACTGGGAGCGGTTGCTGCCGTTCGGCGGCTACGGCGAATCCGGTTCCGGGGGCCGCTACGGCAGCAAGTGGCACCTCGAGGCGATGACCCAGGTGAAGGCAGTGATGATGAACTACAGGGACTACTGA
- a CDS encoding saccharopine dehydrogenase family protein, whose product MKVTALGGCGAMGRATSRELAENESVDELLIADADPEAAAAFAADLKADEYTGEIATAKVDVTDGEALVATIDDSEVVANALPYAFNIDVMEACLEADCHYLDLGGLYHTTREQLELDDAFDEAGLTAVLGIGASPGLTNVAAARGAQRLGSVEKIHIRTGAKGGGEGFAYSAKTILDELTMEPVVYEDGEFRTLEPLSGRDTYEMPDPVGEVEGFHSIHSELATMPYTFEGIETVDFRVAFSPDLVNICDVLIGLNLTSEEPVEFEGVETSPREFLDWHLDRQPKPGAVEEWKSFRVDVHGTEDGAPAHYRYTVVVESRLDDWGLKATAVWTGVPMGVAAAAVGRGEALETGAKPPEEVLDPEAFIAELRERDIAIEERRIDS is encoded by the coding sequence ATGAAGGTCACTGCACTCGGCGGTTGCGGCGCGATGGGACGGGCGACTTCCCGGGAACTGGCGGAGAACGAATCGGTCGACGAACTGCTGATCGCCGACGCGGACCCCGAGGCGGCGGCGGCGTTCGCCGCCGACCTGAAAGCGGACGAGTATACAGGCGAGATCGCGACGGCGAAGGTCGACGTTACCGACGGCGAGGCGCTCGTCGCGACGATCGACGACAGCGAGGTCGTCGCCAACGCCCTGCCGTACGCGTTCAACATCGACGTGATGGAGGCCTGTCTCGAGGCGGACTGTCACTACCTCGACCTCGGCGGGCTCTACCACACGACCCGGGAGCAGCTCGAGCTGGACGACGCGTTCGACGAGGCGGGGCTGACGGCCGTTCTCGGCATCGGCGCGAGCCCCGGACTGACGAACGTCGCGGCCGCGCGAGGCGCTCAGCGGCTCGGTTCGGTCGAGAAGATTCACATTCGAACCGGCGCGAAAGGGGGCGGCGAGGGGTTCGCCTACTCCGCGAAGACGATCCTCGACGAGCTGACCATGGAGCCCGTGGTCTACGAGGACGGCGAGTTCCGCACGTTAGAGCCGCTGTCGGGACGCGATACCTACGAGATGCCCGATCCCGTCGGCGAGGTAGAGGGCTTTCACAGCATCCACTCCGAACTCGCGACGATGCCGTACACCTTCGAGGGGATCGAGACGGTGGACTTCCGGGTGGCGTTCTCGCCGGACCTCGTGAATATCTGCGACGTGCTGATCGGCCTGAACCTCACCAGCGAGGAGCCGGTCGAGTTCGAGGGCGTCGAGACCAGCCCCCGGGAGTTCCTCGACTGGCACCTCGATCGCCAGCCCAAGCCGGGCGCCGTCGAGGAGTGGAAGTCGTTCCGGGTGGACGTCCACGGAACCGAGGACGGAGCTCCCGCCCACTACCGTTACACCGTCGTCGTCGAGTCCCGCCTCGACGACTGGGGGCTGAAGGCGACCGCCGTCTGGACGGGCGTCCCGATGGGCGTCGCGGCCGCCGCCGTCGGGCGCGGCGAGGCCCTCGAGACCGGTGCGAAACCGCCCGAGGAGGTGCTCGATCCCGAGGCCTTCATCGCCGAACTCCGCGAGCGCGACATCGCTATCGAGGAACGGCGGATCGACTCATGA
- a CDS encoding CoA-acylating methylmalonate-semialdehyde dehydrogenase — protein sequence MIEGGTPATLEQPVRNYVGAEWLEPTGEGSREVVNPATGEPFTETPFSSDGDVDAAVETGHEAFEEWRHRPVEERIQPLFEFKALLEEHVDDLASVIVTEHGKTLAEARGELRRGIENVEVACGAPTLMQAGTLQHAAPGIDESAIRHPLGVFAAITPFNFPGMIPLWFLPYAVATGNAFVLKPSERTPLTARALIELLAETSLPDGVVSLINGGPETVERLLAHDDVVGASFVGSTPVAKSIYETAAKRGKRVQAQGGAKNHVVVSDSANLEYAAEKTISSAFANSGQRCLANPIAVVHDDVYEVFADLLVERARDLEVGPGDYPATDVGPLVSEERVEAVREYVETGVEEGASLLLDGRGADVPDTGYYLGPTIFGDVIREMTIAREEIFGPVLGLVRAESFEAAVETVNASRYGNAASLFTERGREAREFRTRVEAGNVGINVGTAAPMAFFHFGGRKDSFFGDLHGQAEDVVRFYTDETVYIERWPDAEIDAGDGTNG from the coding sequence ATGATCGAGGGAGGAACGCCAGCGACGCTCGAGCAACCCGTCCGGAACTACGTCGGCGCCGAGTGGCTCGAACCGACGGGTGAGGGGAGCCGGGAGGTCGTCAATCCGGCGACTGGCGAGCCGTTCACGGAGACGCCGTTCAGTTCCGACGGGGACGTCGACGCGGCCGTCGAGACCGGTCACGAAGCGTTCGAGGAGTGGCGACACCGCCCCGTCGAGGAGCGGATCCAGCCGCTGTTCGAGTTCAAGGCGTTGCTCGAGGAGCACGTCGACGATCTGGCGTCGGTGATCGTCACCGAACACGGCAAGACGCTCGCCGAGGCCCGCGGCGAGCTACGCCGGGGGATCGAGAACGTCGAGGTCGCCTGCGGCGCGCCGACGCTCATGCAGGCGGGGACGCTCCAGCATGCCGCGCCGGGAATCGACGAGAGCGCGATCCGCCACCCGCTGGGCGTCTTCGCGGCGATTACGCCGTTTAACTTCCCCGGGATGATCCCGCTGTGGTTCCTCCCGTACGCCGTCGCGACGGGAAACGCGTTCGTCCTGAAACCCAGCGAGCGAACGCCGCTGACCGCGCGGGCGCTGATCGAACTGCTCGCCGAGACGTCGCTGCCGGACGGCGTCGTCTCGCTGATCAACGGCGGGCCGGAGACCGTCGAGCGGCTGCTGGCTCACGACGACGTCGTCGGCGCCTCCTTCGTCGGGAGCACGCCGGTCGCGAAGTCCATCTACGAGACCGCGGCGAAACGCGGCAAGCGCGTCCAGGCCCAGGGCGGCGCGAAGAATCACGTCGTCGTCTCCGACTCGGCGAACCTCGAGTACGCCGCCGAGAAGACGATCAGTTCGGCGTTCGCCAACTCCGGACAGCGCTGTCTCGCCAACCCGATCGCCGTCGTCCACGACGACGTCTACGAGGTGTTCGCGGATCTGCTCGTCGAGCGGGCGCGCGACCTCGAGGTCGGTCCCGGCGACTACCCGGCCACCGACGTGGGTCCGCTCGTCTCCGAGGAACGCGTCGAAGCCGTCCGAGAGTACGTCGAAACCGGGGTCGAGGAGGGCGCGTCGCTCCTGCTCGACGGCCGGGGCGCCGACGTCCCGGACACCGGGTACTACCTCGGGCCGACGATTTTCGGCGACGTGATCCGCGAGATGACGATCGCCCGCGAGGAGATCTTCGGCCCCGTCTTGGGGCTGGTGCGCGCGGAGAGCTTCGAGGCCGCCGTCGAGACGGTCAACGCGAGCCGGTACGGCAACGCCGCGAGCCTGTTCACCGAGCGCGGACGGGAGGCCCGCGAGTTCCGGACTCGCGTCGAGGCCGGCAACGTCGGGATCAACGTCGGAACGGCGGCGCCGATGGCGTTCTTCCACTTCGGCGGGCGGAAGGACTCGTTCTTCGGCGACCTCCACGGCCAGGCCGAGGACGTCGTCCGATTCTACACCGACGAGACGGTGTACATCGAGCGGTGGCCCGACGCGGAGATTGACGCCGGGGACGGTACGAACGGATGA
- a CDS encoding amidohydrolase, which yields MTVTDELLIRSGPIHVFDDERTVADAALFRGGRVAAVGSTSDVERAASEPRMLDLEGRPLLPGFNDAHAHLLSVGVDRLQADLEAATTRDEALSLLAEAADETESGRWVVGHNYDESTWPESDRRLLTRDDLDTVSEDHPIAAVRIEGHTAAANSPALERLDLAGLERDVRTDGTGTPTGVLVEDAAGAIKRATHPTGERAREALSLAIDRAHELGLTSVQTVAGLTQPTDDGTPLIRALFAAWREGTLDLRVTAYLHANRGEALSELELPPGFGDDRLRIGGHKTFSDGSIGAGTAQIYESYASGEGGGEWVMDLERLETIFAAAAAADQQVATHALGGRAVDEILDRYEAVLDGYAVDPRLRLEHVELATDEALERMAELGIVASMQPNFLQWDGDGGAYETALEPSRRGENNRFRDVLDAGVPLAFGSDTMPMGPLYGIHHAVNAESEHQRLSVDEAVTAYTRGAAHAEHVEDRKGTLEPGMLADAVVLEDDPFEHPSAIADIGVEKTIVGGSVVYERD from the coding sequence ATGACCGTCACCGACGAACTCCTGATCCGGAGTGGGCCGATCCACGTCTTCGACGACGAGCGGACGGTCGCCGACGCCGCCCTCTTTCGCGGCGGGCGCGTCGCCGCCGTCGGTTCCACTTCCGACGTCGAACGGGCAGCGAGCGAGCCGCGGATGCTCGACCTCGAGGGACGGCCGCTCCTGCCGGGATTCAACGACGCCCACGCCCACCTGCTCTCGGTCGGCGTCGACAGGCTGCAGGCGGACCTCGAAGCGGCGACAACTCGGGACGAAGCGCTCTCACTGCTCGCCGAGGCGGCCGACGAGACCGAGTCCGGCCGCTGGGTCGTCGGCCACAACTACGACGAGTCGACCTGGCCCGAGAGCGATCGCCGGCTGCTGACTCGCGACGACCTCGATACGGTGAGCGAGGACCACCCGATCGCCGCGGTCCGGATCGAGGGCCACACCGCGGCGGCGAACTCGCCCGCACTCGAGCGGCTGGACCTCGCGGGTCTCGAGCGCGACGTCCGAACCGACGGTACCGGGACGCCCACCGGAGTGCTCGTCGAGGACGCCGCCGGTGCCATCAAACGCGCGACGCACCCGACGGGCGAGCGCGCTCGCGAGGCGCTCTCGCTGGCGATCGACCGCGCGCACGAACTCGGGTTGACCTCGGTCCAGACCGTCGCCGGACTGACGCAGCCGACCGACGACGGCACCCCGTTGATTCGCGCGCTGTTTGCGGCCTGGCGCGAAGGAACGCTCGACCTTCGCGTGACCGCGTACCTGCACGCGAACCGAGGCGAGGCGCTGTCGGAACTCGAACTCCCGCCCGGTTTCGGCGACGACCGGCTCCGGATCGGCGGCCACAAGACGTTCTCGGACGGCTCGATCGGGGCGGGCACGGCTCAGATCTACGAGTCGTACGCGAGCGGCGAGGGCGGCGGCGAGTGGGTGATGGACCTCGAGCGCCTCGAGACGATCTTCGCGGCCGCCGCAGCGGCCGACCAGCAGGTCGCGACACACGCGCTCGGCGGACGTGCCGTCGACGAGATTCTGGACCGGTACGAGGCCGTCCTCGACGGCTACGCGGTCGACCCGCGGCTCCGCCTCGAGCACGTCGAACTCGCGACCGACGAGGCGCTCGAACGGATGGCCGAACTGGGTATCGTCGCGAGCATGCAGCCGAACTTCCTGCAGTGGGACGGCGACGGCGGCGCCTACGAAACCGCGCTCGAGCCGTCACGCCGGGGCGAGAACAACCGGTTCCGGGACGTCCTCGACGCCGGCGTCCCGCTGGCGTTCGGAAGCGACACGATGCCGATGGGACCGCTGTACGGGATCCACCACGCCGTGAACGCCGAGAGCGAGCATCAGCGCCTGTCCGTCGACGAGGCCGTCACCGCGTACACGCGTGGCGCGGCCCACGCGGAGCACGTGGAAGATCGGAAGGGAACACTCGAGCCGGGAATGCTCGCCGACGCGGTCGTGCTCGAGGACGATCCGTTCGAGCACCCGTCGGCGATCGCGGACATCGGCGTTGAGAAGACGATCGTCGGCGGGTCCGTCGTCTACGAGCGCGACTGA
- a CDS encoding arsenate-mycothiol transferase ArsC, with protein MTVETTRVAMVCVQNAGRSQMATAYAEREREARDLADTVEIRSGGTRPAESVHDVVREAMREEGFDLSDRTPREITDGELEACDYVATMGCSTLELDADTDVRDWDLEDPHGRDLETVREIREDVKGRVEALFDEIEAERDGSQSRS; from the coding sequence ATGACAGTCGAAACGACCCGCGTCGCGATGGTGTGCGTCCAGAACGCCGGCCGGAGCCAGATGGCGACCGCCTACGCCGAGCGCGAGCGCGAGGCCCGCGACCTCGCTGACACCGTCGAGATCCGCTCGGGCGGCACCCGCCCGGCGGAGTCGGTTCACGACGTCGTCCGCGAGGCGATGCGCGAGGAGGGGTTCGACCTCTCGGATCGGACGCCCCGGGAGATCACCGACGGGGAACTCGAGGCCTGCGACTACGTCGCGACGATGGGTTGTTCGACGCTCGAACTCGACGCCGACACCGACGTCCGCGACTGGGATCTGGAGGATCCGCACGGACGGGACCTCGAGACGGTCCGCGAGATTCGCGAGGACGTGAAGGGGCGCGTCGAAGCGCTGTTCGACGAGATCGAGGCCGAGCGCGACGGGTCTCAGTCGCGCTCGTAG
- the chrA gene encoding chromate efflux transporter — translation MVSDSTSGADDEAIEEATGYRGEPTAARLVEIARYFLFIGIVGFGGPLVHIAMMEDDLVGENSREWTSQSIFMEGLAICNMLPGPASTQLGIFLGWAYAGKLGAVVAGFFFMLPTFVLVVLFSYVYFAYQALPAVEAVFYGINPVVIGLIVGACYSMAHSAFAEGRTDYELEVGPDTWNVDFLLVALLVAATVVVAAFNPNPVVAFVVAGVVAVAVYRSDWVRANLRTASIWAAVGAVAGVAFTLRDRLLDALGPSARRTLEASPLWGYALALWANEWVKLFLFMVYTGSFIYGGGLVLIPFIELYVVREFGWLTGQEFVDGIAIGQLSPGPVVMTTAFVGYALMLEVSGGVLWIAVLGALVAAIGAFGPSFVFIMGFFPYFAKVRENDIVRSALVGVNAAVVGAILGATATLAAETFIIDGAVDPIPIALAIASCLIFVRGVHAAWIILGGAVVGVPLYFLDVVAALGL, via the coding sequence GTGGTTTCGGACTCGACGAGCGGCGCTGACGACGAAGCGATCGAGGAGGCGACCGGCTACCGCGGCGAACCAACGGCGGCTCGACTGGTCGAAATCGCCCGCTACTTCCTGTTTATCGGCATCGTCGGCTTCGGCGGACCGCTGGTGCACATCGCGATGATGGAGGACGACCTCGTCGGCGAGAACAGTCGCGAGTGGACCTCCCAGTCGATCTTCATGGAGGGACTCGCGATCTGTAACATGCTTCCCGGTCCGGCCTCGACGCAGCTGGGCATCTTCCTGGGCTGGGCGTACGCCGGCAAACTCGGCGCGGTCGTCGCCGGCTTCTTCTTCATGCTGCCGACGTTCGTCCTCGTCGTGCTCTTTTCGTACGTCTATTTCGCCTACCAGGCGCTCCCGGCGGTCGAAGCCGTCTTCTACGGGATCAATCCCGTCGTGATCGGGCTGATCGTCGGCGCCTGTTACTCGATGGCCCACAGCGCGTTCGCCGAGGGACGCACCGACTACGAACTCGAGGTCGGCCCGGACACCTGGAACGTCGATTTCCTGCTCGTCGCGCTGCTCGTCGCCGCGACGGTCGTCGTCGCGGCCTTCAACCCGAATCCCGTCGTCGCGTTCGTCGTCGCCGGCGTCGTCGCCGTCGCGGTCTACCGGTCGGACTGGGTTCGCGCGAACCTCCGAACGGCGTCGATCTGGGCCGCCGTCGGTGCGGTCGCCGGCGTTGCCTTTACCCTCCGCGACCGGCTCCTCGACGCTCTCGGCCCCTCCGCTCGGCGAACGCTCGAGGCTAGCCCGCTCTGGGGCTACGCGCTCGCGCTGTGGGCCAACGAGTGGGTCAAACTCTTCCTGTTCATGGTGTACACGGGGTCGTTCATCTACGGCGGCGGCCTCGTCCTGATCCCGTTCATCGAACTCTACGTCGTCCGCGAGTTCGGCTGGCTCACCGGCCAGGAGTTCGTCGATGGCATCGCGATCGGCCAGCTCTCGCCCGGCCCGGTCGTGATGACGACCGCCTTCGTCGGCTACGCGCTCATGCTCGAGGTCTCCGGCGGCGTCCTCTGGATCGCCGTTCTCGGGGCACTGGTGGCCGCAATCGGCGCGTTCGGCCCCTCCTTCGTCTTCATCATGGGCTTTTTCCCGTACTTCGCGAAGGTCCGCGAGAACGACATCGTCCGGTCGGCGCTGGTCGGCGTCAACGCCGCCGTCGTCGGCGCGATCCTCGGCGCGACGGCGACGCTCGCCGCGGAGACGTTCATTATCGACGGCGCCGTCGATCCGATCCCGATCGCGCTCGCGATCGCCTCCTGTCTGATCTTCGTTCGGGGCGTCCACGCCGCCTGGATCATTCTCGGCGGTGCGGTCGTCGGCGTTCCGCTGTACTTCCTCGACGTGGTCGCGGCGCTGGGGCTGTAG
- a CDS encoding universal stress protein codes for MPKRVLVPVDDSNRSTQALEFALEEYPDAAITALHVLDPGDFYAATGIEGGAMANYDEIQEHHETRADTILENAAEQAAEHGVTIETERIVGGISRSIVDYADDNDVDHVVVGSHGRTGASRILLGSVAETVARRSPVPVTIVR; via the coding sequence ATGCCAAAACGCGTTCTCGTTCCGGTAGACGACTCGAACCGCTCGACGCAGGCCCTCGAGTTCGCGCTCGAGGAGTACCCCGATGCGGCGATTACGGCGCTGCACGTCCTCGATCCGGGCGACTTCTACGCGGCGACTGGGATCGAGGGCGGTGCGATGGCGAACTACGACGAGATTCAGGAACACCACGAGACGCGAGCCGACACCATCCTCGAGAACGCGGCCGAGCAGGCGGCCGAGCACGGCGTCACCATCGAGACGGAGCGCATCGTCGGCGGCATCTCGCGATCGATCGTCGACTACGCGGACGACAACGACGTCGATCACGTCGTCGTCGGCAGCCACGGTCGGACCGGCGCCAGTCGGATCCTCCTCGGCAGTGTCGCCGAGACCGTCGCCCGACGATCGCCCGTCCCGGTGACGATCGTTCGCTGA
- a CDS encoding 50S ribosomal protein L15e codes for MAKSFYSHIKDAWKDPDDGKLGELQWQRKQEWRDQGAIERIDRPTRLDKARELGYKAKQGIIVTRVSVRKGTARKQRFTGGRRSKRQGVNRIGRRKNIQRIGEERVSRKYPNMRVLNSYWVGEDGSQKWFEAILVDPNHPAIQNDDDLNWICDDAHKNRAFRGLTNAGKANRGLNNRGKGAEKVRPSNTGGQGRAK; via the coding sequence ATGGCAAAAAGCTTCTACTCCCACATCAAGGACGCATGGAAGGACCCCGACGACGGAAAGCTCGGGGAACTGCAGTGGCAGCGAAAACAGGAATGGCGCGACCAGGGCGCGATCGAGCGGATCGACCGTCCGACGCGTCTCGACAAGGCACGCGAACTCGGCTACAAGGCAAAGCAGGGTATCATCGTAACCCGGGTTTCGGTCCGGAAAGGTACCGCCCGCAAGCAGCGCTTTACGGGCGGTCGCCGGTCGAAGCGCCAGGGTGTCAACCGCATCGGACGGCGCAAGAACATCCAGCGCATCGGTGAGGAGCGCGTCTCCCGAAAGTACCCCAACATGCGGGTGCTCAACAGCTACTGGGTCGGCGAAGACGGCAGCCAGAAGTGGTTCGAGGCGATCCTCGTGGATCCGAACCACCCCGCGATCCAGAACGACGACGATCTCAACTGGATCTGCGACGACGCCCACAAGAACCGCGCCTTCCGCGGACTCACCAACGCGGGCAAGGCCAACCGCGGTCTCAACAACCGCGGCAAGGGCGCCGAGAAGGTTCGCCCGTCCAACACGGGCGGCCAGGGCCGCGCGAAGTAA